One genomic region from Nitrospirota bacterium encodes:
- a CDS encoding GspE/PulE family protein, whose product MKNKQKIGELLVDLNILSQEDLDRALQEQKNTGERLGATLLKMELLSEEDLDYLLGRQLDIPSINLENYNPSPELLATIPEKVIRKYQVLPISVDGKSLTVATASPRDLLLMDDLSYITGLKIAPVVTSITSLERKIEELFQKPVSWEESLKVNETEDLEIIKGNTGIIEEDLEDALESAEEAPVIKLVNAVILAAIEQEATHIHIEPREDSYEIYLRIDGKLKLLVNPPANLQHNVINRLKILSSIDILKRFIPAEGFFRAKSKGQYYDIDAATIPSLHGERMVLTFQQPFSKEELQLEKLGFTPETLDGFKKLLASPRGFILVTGPSDSGKSSTIYAALNYLKSPEKSIFTFERTIKNKLSGINQGQPNEKFGYSYEKGLQSLLRQDMDVLMAGEMMTREAVVSTLHASLSKTLVLGRFLCNDTIGAISLIMDMDVPPFMLFSSLTAVLGQRLIRRLCQECIEDYEPPAELAEEIQALTGTQRPRLFRSRGCPACGLTGYNHRIALFELFVPSKELREAILAKVQPNELKKVAEKQQYRTFRQDGLIKAAEGLTSYEEVVRVI is encoded by the coding sequence ATGAAGAATAAGCAAAAGATTGGTGAGTTGTTGGTTGATCTCAATATTTTGTCACAGGAAGATCTTGACAGGGCTTTGCAGGAACAGAAAAACACGGGTGAACGGTTGGGCGCTACCCTTCTCAAGATGGAACTCCTTTCAGAGGAAGACCTTGATTACCTGCTCGGCCGGCAGCTCGATATCCCCTCGATCAATCTGGAAAACTATAATCCTTCTCCGGAGCTGCTTGCCACGATTCCGGAAAAGGTAATAAGAAAATATCAGGTCCTCCCCATCTCTGTAGATGGCAAATCTCTTACAGTGGCCACGGCAAGCCCCAGGGATCTGCTGCTTATGGACGACCTCTCTTATATTACCGGCCTCAAGATCGCACCGGTGGTTACGTCCATCACATCGCTGGAACGTAAAATAGAGGAACTGTTTCAGAAACCCGTCAGTTGGGAAGAGTCACTGAAAGTGAACGAGACAGAAGATCTGGAGATTATAAAGGGAAACACCGGCATCATAGAAGAGGACCTTGAAGATGCACTTGAATCCGCAGAGGAAGCGCCTGTGATCAAGCTGGTCAATGCAGTCATTCTTGCGGCAATTGAGCAGGAAGCCACTCATATACATATTGAACCCCGGGAGGATTCCTATGAGATATACCTCCGCATTGACGGGAAATTGAAACTTCTGGTGAACCCCCCGGCCAATCTGCAACATAATGTTATAAACCGTTTAAAAATCCTCAGCTCCATAGACATCCTCAAGCGTTTTATTCCGGCTGAGGGGTTTTTCAGGGCCAAATCAAAGGGCCAGTATTATGATATTGATGCAGCAACTATTCCGTCACTGCATGGAGAACGCATGGTCCTGACCTTCCAGCAGCCATTTTCAAAGGAAGAACTACAGCTTGAAAAACTTGGGTTTACACCTGAGACCCTGGATGGTTTCAAAAAACTGCTTGCAAGTCCAAGGGGATTCATACTGGTTACAGGCCCCTCGGACAGCGGGAAGAGCTCCACCATCTATGCAGCCTTGAACTACCTTAAAAGTCCGGAAAAATCAATTTTCACCTTTGAGCGAACAATAAAGAACAAATTGTCCGGAATCAACCAGGGGCAACCTAACGAAAAATTCGGGTATAGCTATGAGAAAGGCTTGCAGTCCCTTCTGCGTCAGGACATGGATGTGCTTATGGCCGGGGAGATGATGACTCGTGAGGCGGTTGTATCTACCCTGCATGCATCCCTTTCAAAGACCCTTGTCCTTGGCCGATTCCTGTGCAATGATACCATCGGAGCCATCTCGCTGATAATGGATATGGACGTGCCTCCCTTTATGCTTTTTTCATCCCTGACCGCCGTCCTTGGTCAGCGGCTTATCAGGCGGCTCTGTCAGGAATGTATCGAGGATTACGAGCCCCCGGCTGAGCTGGCAGAGGAAATTCAGGCCCTTACCGGTACCCAGAGGCCAAGGCTCTTCCGGAGCCGGGGTTGCCCAGCCTGCGGTCTGACCGGGTATAATCACCGGATTGCATTGTTTGAACTGTTTGTTCCATCCAAGGAGCTTCGTGAGGCCATTCTGGCCAAAGTGCAGCCAAATGAACTAAAAAAGGTAGCGGAGAAACAGCAGTACCGTACTTTCCGGCAGGACGGACTGATAAAGGCCGCTGAAGGGCTGACCAGCTATGAAGAGGTTGTCAGGGTTATCTGA
- a CDS encoding SEC-C metal-binding domain-containing protein, whose product MEYQELDDEGLVSLLFTEEDRLPMDAVDEFLRRGEQMIKPLSGIVSNGYSWNKELPEWWSVVHATFILGAIGGKESVLPLLKALRFAIAYDCDWVAERLPSIFGKVGVQAMDGLKLISKDKTSDWYTRVSAMESLAAVTIANPEIEEEVFMFLSSIFEDKEEERDTRQFVGNVLLDFKREDLRESLFLFAGMEKELNEKDAYYPAVFYENDVEKAFAVPEKNLWHYTLDWLYFYDENEISTRQERWEQEDRKLAREKEEGEISSSGPVPFVYNKPKVGRNEPCPCGSGKKYKKCCG is encoded by the coding sequence ATGGAGTATCAGGAATTGGATGACGAAGGTCTGGTCTCCCTTTTATTTACTGAAGAGGACCGTTTGCCTATGGATGCTGTGGATGAGTTTTTGAGGCGTGGGGAGCAGATGATCAAGCCGCTATCCGGAATTGTATCCAACGGCTACTCGTGGAATAAAGAGTTACCTGAGTGGTGGTCTGTTGTGCATGCTACGTTTATTCTTGGTGCTATCGGAGGTAAAGAGAGTGTTCTGCCGCTTCTTAAGGCCCTTCGGTTTGCAATTGCATATGATTGCGATTGGGTTGCAGAGAGACTGCCGTCAATCTTCGGCAAGGTCGGTGTGCAGGCTATGGATGGGTTGAAGCTGATATCAAAGGATAAGACTTCCGACTGGTATACAAGAGTATCGGCTATGGAGAGTCTTGCAGCAGTCACTATTGCGAACCCTGAAATTGAGGAAGAGGTTTTTATGTTTTTAAGTTCCATTTTTGAAGACAAAGAAGAAGAAAGAGACACGAGACAATTTGTGGGTAATGTGCTTTTGGACTTTAAAAGAGAGGACTTGAGAGAATCCCTTTTTTTATTTGCCGGAATGGAGAAGGAACTGAACGAAAAAGACGCGTATTATCCAGCAGTCTTCTATGAAAATGATGTGGAAAAGGCTTTTGCTGTACCGGAAAAAAATTTATGGCATTATACCCTGGATTGGTTGTATTTTTATGATGAAAATGAAATTTCTACGAGGCAGGAACGGTGGGAGCAGGAAGACAGGAAACTGGCAAGGGAGAAAGAGGAAGGAGAGATTTCCTCTTCAGGGCCAGTGCCGTTTGTTTACAATAAACCCAAGGTTGGCCGGAACGAGCCCTGTCCTTGCGGCAGTGGAAAGAAATACAAAAAATGCTGTGGCTGA